From Camelus ferus isolate YT-003-E chromosome 18, BCGSAC_Cfer_1.0, whole genome shotgun sequence, one genomic window encodes:
- the SRL gene encoding sarcalumenin isoform X1, giving the protein MRALVLLCCFMASLLLPGQAEPQVSASGGTEDVDHLLENHFSAGDASLEEKERALQAEAALGETNLLLHPPDGGEAGSSEKNAAGGSTANAGLGSDSEASPSNASASESAPLGEAAGPGEEDAGPLGASAPPPEGELEPGEDGGPELSSGESPGREAEGQAGSGVGPEDAEEALRDDPAQGAAEGTSEPEDAGPSPGTQIETEEVGSPEPGQEPEVPDGAADVDAEAREGTEDQAEPSSSPASDAGAEMRGPQEDRPREGMPEEQLDAASSEEEGGEDSSGEEEEGVLSQEESEEDSGDGASSEEAGGDSEEEAGEAQEAAGGASRGGEGAGPTQEQSHTEPRGAEAREPEESGPQEEVEDVSEEAPLRDRSHIEKTLMLNEDKPADDFSVVLQRLRKIYHSSIKPLEQSYKYNELRQHEITDGEITSKPMVLFLGPWSVGKSTMINYLLGLENTRYQLYTGAEPTTSEFTVLMHGPKLKTIEGIVMAADSARSFSPLEKFGQNFLEKLIGIEVPHKLLERVTFVDTPGIIENRKQQERGYPFNDVCQWFIDRADLIFVVFDPTKLDVGLELEMLFRQLKGRESQIRIILNKADNLATQMLMRVYGALFWSLAPLINVTEPPRVYVSSFWPHDYKPDTHKDLFLKEEISLLEDLNQVIENRLENKIAFIRQHAIRVRIHALLVDRYLQTYKDKMTFFSDGELVFKDIVEDPDKFYIFKTILAKTNVSKFDLPNRDAYKDFFGINPISSFKLLSQQCSYMGGCFLEKIERAITQELPALLGSLGLGKNPGALNCDKTGCGETPKNRYRKP; this is encoded by the exons AACCGCAGGTTTCCGCTTCGGGTGGCACAGAAGATGTTGACCATTTGTTGGAGAATCATTTCTCTGCTGGAGACGCAAGTctagaggagaaggaaagggccCTTCAGGCGGAGGCGGCCCTTGGAGAGACGAACCTGCTCCTTCACCCCCCAGATGGCGGGGAGGCTGGGAGCTCGGAGAAGAATGCCGCAGGGGGCTCCACCGCCAACGCCGGCCTGGGCTCTGATTCCGAAGCCAGCCCCTCCAATGCCTCAGCCTCGGAGTCCGCTCCCCTCGGGGAAGCTgccgggcctggggaggaggatgcGGGCCCCCTGGGAGCGAGCGCCCCTCCCCCAGAAGGAGAGTTGGAGCCGGGGGAGGATGGGGGGCCGGAGCTCAGCTCTGGAGAGAGCCCAGGACGGGAGGCGGAAGGACAGGCTGGGAGTGGCGTGGGCCCCGAGGACGCCGAGGAGGCCCTTCGCGACGACCCCGCACAGGGAGCAGCAGAGGGGACCTCGGAACCTGAAGACGCAGGGCCCTCTCCTGGCACACAGATCGAGACAGAAGAGGTGGGCAGCCCAGAGCCAGGTCAGGAGCCAGAAGTGCCAGATGGAGCCGCGGACGTGGACGCAGAAGCCAGGGAGGGGACTGAAGACCAGGCGgagcccagctccagccctgcctcgGACGCCGGCGCAGAGATGCGGGGTCCCCAGGAGGACCGCCCCCGAGAGGGGATGCCCGAGGAGCAGCTGGACGCAGCCTCCTCCGAAGAAGAGGGGGGCGAAGACAGCAGCGGCGAGGAAGAAGAAGGAGTTCTATCCCAGGAAGAATCCGAAGAGGACAGCGGGGACGGGGCTAGTTCGGAAGAAGCAGGAGGCGACTCGGAGGAAGAAGCCGGGGAAGCCCAAGAAGCAGCGGGAGGCGCGAGCCGCGGGGGTGAGGGGGCCGGACCGACCCAGGAGCAGTCGCACACGGAGCCCCGGGGGGCGGAGGCGCGGGAGCCCGAGGAGTCGGGGCCTCAGG aAGAGGTGGAGGACGTGAGTGAGGAAGCCCCGCTGAGGGATCGTTCCCACATCGAGAAAACTCTGATGCTGAATGAGGACAAGCCAGCTGATGATTTCTCTG tggTGCTGCAGCGGCTTCGAAAGATTTACCACTCGTCCATCAAGCCCCTGGAGCAGTCTTACAAGTACAATGAGCTTCGGCAGCACGAGATCACAG ATGGGGAAATCACTTCCAAGCCAATGGTGCTGTTCCTGGGGCCATGGAGCGTTGGCAAATCCACCATGATAAACTACCTCCTTGGGTTGGAGAACACTCGCTACCAGCTCTATACAG GTGCTGAGCCTACCACCTCCGAGTTCACGGTCCTCATGCACGGGCCCAAGCTGAAGACCATCGAGGGTATTGTCATGGCTGCTGACAGCGCCCGCTCCTTCTCGCCCCTTGAGAAGTTTGGCCAGAATTTTCTGGAGAAGCTGATTGGCATTGAGGTTCCCCACAAACTTCTGGAGCGGGTCACTTTTGTGGATACACCAGGCATCATTGAGAACCGCAAGCAGCAAGAAAGAG GTTACCCCTTCAATGACGTGTGCCAGTGGTTCATTGACAGAGCAGACCTCATCTTTGTCGTCTTCGACCCAACCAAGTTGGACGTGGGTCTGGAGCTGGAAATGCTCTTCCGCCAGCTGAAGGGACGTGAATCCCAGATAAGGATCATCCTGAATAAAGCTGATAACCTGGCCACGCAGATGCTCATGAGGGTCTACGGGGCCCTCTTCTGGAGCCTGGCCCCGCTCATCAACGTCACAGAGCCCCCCAGGGTTTACGTCAGCTCCTTCTGGCCACACGACTACAAGCCTGACACCCACAAGGACCTGTTTCTCAAAGAAGAGATCTCCCTCCTGGAAGACCTGAACCAGGTGATCGAGAACAGGCTGGAGAACAAGATCGCCTTCATCCGCCAGCACGCCATCCGGGTCCGCATTCATGCCCTCCTGGTTGACCGCTACCTGCAGACGTACAAGGACAAAATGACCTTCTTCAGTGATGGAGAGCTGGTCTTTAAGGACATTGTGGAAGACCCTGATAAATTCTACATCTTCAAGACCATCCTGGCAAAGACCAACGTCAGCAAATTTGACCTTCCCAACCGTGACGCCTATAAGGACTTCTTTGGCATCAACCCCATCTCCAGTTTCAAGCTCCTGTCCCAGCAGTGCTCCTACATGGGCGGTTGCTTCCTGGAGAAGATTGAGCGGGCCATCACCCAGGAGCTCCCTGCCCTCCTaggaagcctggggctggggaagaaTCCAGGTGCTCTCAACTGTGACAAGACAGGGTGTGGCGAGACCCCAAAGAACCGCTACAGGAAACCCTAG
- the SRL gene encoding sarcalumenin isoform X2, giving the protein MLNEDKPADDFSVVLQRLRKIYHSSIKPLEQSYKYNELRQHEITDGEITSKPMVLFLGPWSVGKSTMINYLLGLENTRYQLYTGAEPTTSEFTVLMHGPKLKTIEGIVMAADSARSFSPLEKFGQNFLEKLIGIEVPHKLLERVTFVDTPGIIENRKQQERGYPFNDVCQWFIDRADLIFVVFDPTKLDVGLELEMLFRQLKGRESQIRIILNKADNLATQMLMRVYGALFWSLAPLINVTEPPRVYVSSFWPHDYKPDTHKDLFLKEEISLLEDLNQVIENRLENKIAFIRQHAIRVRIHALLVDRYLQTYKDKMTFFSDGELVFKDIVEDPDKFYIFKTILAKTNVSKFDLPNRDAYKDFFGINPISSFKLLSQQCSYMGGCFLEKIERAITQELPALLGSLGLGKNPGALNCDKTGCGETPKNRYRKP; this is encoded by the exons ATGCTGAATGAGGACAAGCCAGCTGATGATTTCTCTG tggTGCTGCAGCGGCTTCGAAAGATTTACCACTCGTCCATCAAGCCCCTGGAGCAGTCTTACAAGTACAATGAGCTTCGGCAGCACGAGATCACAG ATGGGGAAATCACTTCCAAGCCAATGGTGCTGTTCCTGGGGCCATGGAGCGTTGGCAAATCCACCATGATAAACTACCTCCTTGGGTTGGAGAACACTCGCTACCAGCTCTATACAG GTGCTGAGCCTACCACCTCCGAGTTCACGGTCCTCATGCACGGGCCCAAGCTGAAGACCATCGAGGGTATTGTCATGGCTGCTGACAGCGCCCGCTCCTTCTCGCCCCTTGAGAAGTTTGGCCAGAATTTTCTGGAGAAGCTGATTGGCATTGAGGTTCCCCACAAACTTCTGGAGCGGGTCACTTTTGTGGATACACCAGGCATCATTGAGAACCGCAAGCAGCAAGAAAGAG GTTACCCCTTCAATGACGTGTGCCAGTGGTTCATTGACAGAGCAGACCTCATCTTTGTCGTCTTCGACCCAACCAAGTTGGACGTGGGTCTGGAGCTGGAAATGCTCTTCCGCCAGCTGAAGGGACGTGAATCCCAGATAAGGATCATCCTGAATAAAGCTGATAACCTGGCCACGCAGATGCTCATGAGGGTCTACGGGGCCCTCTTCTGGAGCCTGGCCCCGCTCATCAACGTCACAGAGCCCCCCAGGGTTTACGTCAGCTCCTTCTGGCCACACGACTACAAGCCTGACACCCACAAGGACCTGTTTCTCAAAGAAGAGATCTCCCTCCTGGAAGACCTGAACCAGGTGATCGAGAACAGGCTGGAGAACAAGATCGCCTTCATCCGCCAGCACGCCATCCGGGTCCGCATTCATGCCCTCCTGGTTGACCGCTACCTGCAGACGTACAAGGACAAAATGACCTTCTTCAGTGATGGAGAGCTGGTCTTTAAGGACATTGTGGAAGACCCTGATAAATTCTACATCTTCAAGACCATCCTGGCAAAGACCAACGTCAGCAAATTTGACCTTCCCAACCGTGACGCCTATAAGGACTTCTTTGGCATCAACCCCATCTCCAGTTTCAAGCTCCTGTCCCAGCAGTGCTCCTACATGGGCGGTTGCTTCCTGGAGAAGATTGAGCGGGCCATCACCCAGGAGCTCCCTGCCCTCCTaggaagcctggggctggggaagaaTCCAGGTGCTCTCAACTGTGACAAGACAGGGTGTGGCGAGACCCCAAAGAACCGCTACAGGAAACCCTAG